The Sorangiineae bacterium MSr11367 genome window below encodes:
- a CDS encoding TolC family protein — translation MKHWKQFAAVASAAASLLLAQETRAENVDCRGGARLSREHVVRCAVANSMALRAEEKGARAADGRRTAAGVVLPSNPTLGLTLGMPTNPVANEANTLYSATLSQEVEIAGQRGARIDVAEAEQKMARSRVMVARRDVVAAALSNYFDELAAAEGQRIARRLTGLAQALKGYATARAQIGLSAPVDAVLAESEGVQLTTLALEAEQRLAETQAALAVAVGLDPVAQRPDAEGTLTPMAVPETALGVRVDRAIVRTPEIDAAMAERRAEEARARTLRRSRIPNPTVSIFARRDWIQERAVGIGLSFPIPLARTNAGEIEEAHALAERAEAEAERLRRDTKLRVVQAAEAFARRKEAVDRFDPEAVRKAEGALEAIADELATRKLALRDAMVMQRSLIDLLFGYVEARRKLCLASVELARVTGTLDEGGVR, via the coding sequence ATGAAACATTGGAAACAATTCGCCGCCGTGGCATCGGCTGCGGCGTCGCTGCTATTGGCACAGGAGACACGTGCCGAGAATGTCGATTGTCGAGGCGGCGCGCGACTGAGCCGCGAGCACGTGGTGCGGTGCGCGGTGGCCAACAGCATGGCCTTGCGCGCGGAAGAGAAAGGTGCGCGTGCGGCGGATGGACGGCGAACGGCGGCGGGCGTGGTTCTGCCCTCGAATCCGACGCTGGGCCTGACCTTGGGGATGCCGACGAATCCGGTCGCGAACGAGGCGAATACGCTCTACAGCGCCACGCTCTCGCAGGAGGTGGAGATCGCCGGCCAGCGTGGGGCACGCATCGACGTGGCGGAGGCCGAGCAGAAGATGGCGCGAAGTCGCGTGATGGTCGCGCGGCGCGATGTGGTGGCCGCGGCGCTTTCGAATTACTTCGATGAATTGGCCGCCGCCGAAGGGCAGCGCATTGCACGAAGGCTGACCGGGCTTGCGCAGGCGCTCAAAGGGTATGCCACGGCGCGTGCGCAGATCGGGCTTTCGGCACCGGTGGATGCGGTGCTCGCGGAGTCGGAGGGCGTGCAGCTGACGACGCTCGCGCTGGAAGCGGAGCAGCGGCTCGCGGAAACACAGGCGGCGCTGGCCGTCGCGGTGGGACTCGATCCGGTAGCCCAGCGTCCGGATGCGGAGGGTACGCTCACGCCCATGGCCGTCCCCGAAACGGCACTGGGTGTGCGTGTCGACCGTGCGATCGTGCGGACGCCGGAGATCGACGCCGCCATGGCGGAGCGCCGTGCCGAGGAGGCACGCGCGCGGACCTTGCGCCGGTCGCGCATTCCGAATCCCACGGTGTCGATCTTCGCGCGGCGCGACTGGATCCAGGAGCGCGCGGTGGGCATCGGTCTCTCGTTTCCCATTCCGCTGGCCCGCACCAACGCGGGCGAGATCGAGGAAGCCCATGCCCTCGCCGAGCGCGCCGAGGCGGAGGCCGAGCGTCTGCGTCGGGATACGAAGCTCCGCGTGGTGCAGGCGGCGGAGGCGTTCGCGCGGCGCAAAGAGGCGGTGGATCGCTTCGACCCCGAGGCGGTGCGCAAAGCCGAAGGCGCGCTGGAGGCCATCGCCGACGAGCTCGCGACGCGCAAACTCGCACTGCGCGATGCCATGGTGATGCAACGCTCGCTGATCGATCTGCTCTTCGGCTACGTCGAGGCCCGGCGCAAGCTATGCCTCGCGTCGGTGGAGCTCGCACGCGTGACGGGCACCTTGGACGAGGGAGGCGTGCGATGA
- a CDS encoding efflux RND transporter periplasmic adaptor subunit, which translates to MRRAAILLILPWALALAACSKSKPALEKAPEGKAADEHSDEPEHAELPRRVKLTPRAIADAKIETAPASRKVLANVLELPGEVSADPDRVAKIASPVAGRLEQVNFREGSTVKRGDVLAAVRVPDFARAKADLAASVARAQAARVNADRLTELASRGLAADQEVRSAKAEADALDAQAKAANELVRAMGSPGDAVSSRLALRAPITGIVTRRDAFVGQPVNTDQTIATIADLSEAWFLGRVFEKDLGRLRTGAPTEVRLNAFPEQPFPGKLDYIGREIDPVARTLTARVRIANEEDRLRIGLFGVAKIEITTSAPRKPALVVPRSAVIDAFEKKIVFVREADGDFELHEVVLGDTVLGDVEIVSGLREGEPVVVKGAFTLKSAILRRTLDEAE; encoded by the coding sequence ATGAGACGCGCAGCCATCCTGCTGATTCTTCCATGGGCGTTGGCACTCGCGGCCTGTTCGAAATCGAAGCCCGCGCTCGAAAAGGCGCCCGAAGGAAAGGCCGCCGACGAGCACTCGGACGAGCCCGAGCACGCGGAGCTTCCCAGGCGGGTGAAGCTCACCCCGCGCGCCATCGCGGATGCGAAGATCGAGACCGCACCGGCCTCGCGCAAGGTCCTTGCGAACGTCCTCGAGCTCCCCGGCGAGGTGAGCGCCGATCCCGATCGGGTGGCGAAGATCGCCTCGCCCGTGGCCGGCCGCCTCGAGCAAGTGAACTTCCGCGAGGGCAGCACCGTCAAACGCGGCGATGTCCTGGCCGCCGTGCGCGTCCCGGATTTTGCGCGCGCGAAGGCCGATCTCGCGGCCAGCGTCGCGCGCGCCCAAGCGGCGCGTGTCAATGCGGATCGCTTGACCGAGCTCGCATCGCGCGGGCTCGCGGCCGATCAAGAAGTGCGCTCGGCCAAGGCCGAGGCCGACGCCCTCGATGCCCAGGCCAAGGCCGCCAATGAACTGGTGCGCGCCATGGGCTCGCCGGGCGACGCGGTCAGCTCGCGGCTGGCGTTGCGCGCGCCCATCACGGGCATCGTCACCCGGCGCGACGCCTTCGTCGGCCAACCCGTCAACACGGACCAAACCATCGCCACCATCGCCGATCTCTCCGAGGCATGGTTCCTCGGCCGCGTCTTCGAGAAGGACCTCGGCCGCCTGCGCACGGGCGCCCCCACCGAGGTGCGCCTCAACGCCTTTCCCGAGCAGCCGTTTCCCGGCAAACTCGATTACATCGGCCGCGAAATCGACCCGGTGGCCCGCACCCTCACGGCGCGCGTGCGCATCGCCAACGAAGAGGACCGGCTGCGCATCGGCCTTTTCGGCGTCGCCAAGATCGAGATCACCACCTCCGCCCCGCGAAAACCGGCACTCGTGGTGCCCCGCTCCGCGGTCATCGACGCCTTCGAGAAGAAAATCGTCTTCGTGCGCGAAGCCGACGGCGACTTCGAGCTGCACGAGGTCGTTCTCGGCGACACCGTCCTCGGCGACGTGGAGATCGTCTCCGGTCTGCGCGAAGGCGAGCCCGTGGTCGTCAAAGGCGCCTTCACCCTGAAGAGCGCCATCTTACGCCGCACTTTGGACGAGGCCGAGTGA
- a CDS encoding CusA/CzcA family heavy metal efflux RND transporter, which translates to MLAFLSAVVRFSLRNRAIVLMATVLLVAAGIHAAFNLPIDAVPDVTNVQVQVITSAPALAPVEVEQYISVPVERAMAGVPRATEIRSISKYGLSVVTVVFRDGTDIYFARQQVGERLREAQDAVPERYGKPEMGPITSGLGEIYQFTVRNERLSLMELEEILDWQIAPQLRIVSGVVEVNSFGGEDRQYQIKLDPKRLQAAGVSIAQVVSALEKSNANAGGGYIEHDREQFVIGTRGLVKNLDDLGRVVIGSTPQGVPITIATVADVEFGARLRRGAATMNGQGEVVIGVALMLLGENSRTVTEAVKEKLAAIQPSLPAGTRIEAFYDRSTLVERTIKTVGKNLAEGAALVIVVLFLILGDVRSGLVVAVTIPLALLFAIIAMNALGLSGNLMSLGAIDFGLIVDGAVIIVENAVRRLTDRQREVGRALSADERRGIVEEATLEVRSASVFGETIIAIVYLPILTLTSIEGKLFRPMAITVLLALLGAFLFSLTLVPVLTSFFVRPLPPERGETWIVRTIHQRYVPALQACMRHRWRTVGIAVVGLVAAIGVGTRVGAEFVPQLDEGDLLVEARRLPGIALRESNATAMRLERVAREIPEVDHVVTRTGSPEVATDPMGIEQSDVYIGLKPREAWRRGVTKEDIARELEERMTADVPEIAGAISQPIQMRTNELVAGFRSDVALLVYGRDLDELRRLAERAAAAIRKVDGAVDVRVEQTAGLKYLRIEPDRAKLARYGLTVDDINQAAETMAVGHHVGNVLEGERRFGIVVKTQLALGDEASVNLEAFRALPLRSVSGQIVPLGDVADLGFVDGPAAINRENQSRRIGVEFNVRGRDLLSVVRDAQQRVAREVTLPQNLGGYRTEWGGQFLHYQEAKGRLAVVVPLALALILFLLWLAFRSVRLGLVIFLNVPFAVVGGVVLLWARDIPFSISAGIGFIALFGVAVLNGLVLVSFAQHLDNQMTRGPRPGEGPGTGKPAIQEAAEERLRPVLMTALVASLGFLPMALSTQPGAEVQRPLATVVIGGLLTATLLTLFVLPVIYTFFAAKGPKAPYPGE; encoded by the coding sequence ATGCTCGCGTTCCTCTCCGCCGTCGTGCGCTTCTCGCTCCGGAACCGCGCCATCGTGCTCATGGCCACGGTGCTTCTGGTCGCCGCGGGCATCCATGCCGCGTTCAACCTGCCCATCGACGCCGTACCCGACGTCACCAATGTGCAGGTGCAAGTCATCACCTCCGCCCCTGCCCTCGCGCCCGTGGAGGTGGAGCAGTACATCAGCGTCCCCGTGGAACGCGCCATGGCCGGCGTCCCGCGCGCCACGGAGATTCGCTCCATTTCGAAGTACGGCCTCTCCGTCGTGACCGTCGTCTTTCGCGACGGCACCGATATCTACTTTGCGCGGCAGCAAGTCGGCGAACGCCTGCGGGAGGCCCAAGATGCCGTCCCCGAGCGCTACGGAAAGCCGGAAATGGGGCCCATCACCTCGGGCCTGGGCGAGATTTATCAATTCACCGTGCGCAACGAGCGGCTGTCGCTCATGGAGCTCGAAGAGATCCTCGATTGGCAGATTGCCCCGCAGCTTCGCATCGTGTCCGGCGTCGTCGAGGTGAACAGCTTCGGCGGCGAGGATCGGCAATATCAAATCAAGCTCGACCCCAAACGCCTCCAAGCGGCGGGCGTCTCCATTGCGCAGGTGGTGTCCGCGCTGGAGAAGTCCAACGCCAACGCCGGCGGCGGCTACATCGAGCACGATCGCGAGCAATTCGTCATTGGCACCCGAGGCCTGGTGAAGAACCTCGACGACCTCGGACGCGTGGTCATCGGCTCGACGCCCCAAGGTGTGCCCATCACCATCGCCACCGTGGCCGACGTGGAGTTCGGCGCGCGGCTGCGGCGGGGTGCGGCCACCATGAACGGCCAGGGCGAGGTGGTCATCGGCGTGGCCCTGATGCTTCTCGGCGAGAACTCGCGCACGGTGACCGAGGCGGTGAAGGAAAAGCTCGCCGCCATCCAGCCATCTCTGCCCGCAGGCACGCGCATCGAGGCCTTCTACGACCGCTCCACCTTGGTCGAGCGCACCATCAAGACGGTGGGAAAGAACCTCGCCGAGGGTGCGGCGCTGGTCATCGTGGTGCTCTTTTTGATCCTCGGCGACGTGCGCTCGGGCCTGGTGGTCGCCGTCACCATCCCGCTGGCGCTGCTCTTTGCCATCATCGCGATGAACGCGCTAGGCCTCTCCGGCAATTTGATGAGCCTCGGGGCCATCGACTTCGGCCTCATCGTCGACGGCGCCGTCATCATCGTCGAAAATGCTGTGCGCCGGCTCACCGATCGCCAGCGCGAGGTCGGGCGCGCGCTCTCCGCCGACGAGCGGCGCGGCATCGTCGAAGAGGCGACCCTCGAAGTGCGCTCCGCGAGCGTCTTCGGCGAGACGATCATCGCCATCGTCTATCTGCCGATTCTGACGCTCACCTCCATCGAGGGAAAACTCTTCCGCCCGATGGCCATCACCGTGCTCCTCGCGCTGCTCGGCGCGTTCCTCTTCTCGCTCACCTTGGTGCCCGTCTTGACGAGCTTCTTCGTGCGGCCGCTCCCACCCGAGCGAGGAGAAACCTGGATCGTGCGCACGATCCACCAGCGCTACGTGCCCGCGTTGCAAGCGTGCATGCGCCATCGCTGGCGGACCGTCGGCATCGCGGTCGTGGGGCTCGTGGCCGCCATCGGCGTGGGCACGCGCGTCGGCGCGGAGTTCGTCCCGCAGCTCGACGAGGGCGATCTGCTCGTCGAGGCGCGAAGGCTGCCGGGCATCGCGCTCCGCGAGTCGAATGCCACGGCGATGCGCCTGGAACGGGTCGCCCGCGAGATCCCCGAGGTCGATCACGTGGTCACCCGCACCGGCTCGCCGGAGGTGGCCACCGATCCGATGGGCATCGAGCAATCGGACGTCTACATCGGACTGAAACCCCGCGAGGCGTGGCGGCGTGGTGTCACCAAGGAAGACATCGCGCGCGAGCTCGAAGAGCGGATGACCGCCGACGTGCCGGAGATCGCCGGGGCCATCTCGCAGCCGATTCAAATGCGCACCAACGAGCTCGTCGCCGGCTTTCGCTCGGACGTGGCGCTGCTCGTGTACGGGCGCGATCTCGACGAACTTCGCCGCCTGGCGGAGCGAGCCGCGGCGGCCATTCGCAAGGTGGACGGCGCGGTGGATGTACGCGTGGAGCAGACCGCCGGGCTCAAGTACCTGCGTATCGAACCCGACCGCGCCAAGCTCGCGCGGTACGGGCTCACCGTGGACGATATCAACCAAGCCGCGGAGACGATGGCGGTTGGTCATCACGTAGGCAACGTCCTCGAAGGCGAACGCCGCTTTGGCATCGTGGTGAAGACGCAGCTCGCCCTCGGCGACGAGGCGAGTGTCAATCTGGAAGCCTTCAGGGCGCTTCCCCTTCGATCGGTCAGTGGGCAGATCGTCCCATTGGGCGACGTGGCGGATCTCGGCTTCGTCGATGGCCCGGCCGCCATCAACCGCGAGAACCAGTCACGCCGCATCGGCGTGGAGTTCAATGTGCGCGGGCGCGATCTGCTCTCGGTCGTGCGCGATGCACAGCAGCGCGTCGCGCGCGAGGTGACCTTACCGCAAAACCTGGGCGGCTACCGCACCGAGTGGGGCGGGCAATTCCTGCACTACCAAGAGGCCAAAGGCCGGCTCGCGGTGGTGGTGCCGCTGGCGCTGGCGCTCATCCTCTTCTTGCTATGGCTCGCGTTCCGTTCGGTCAGGCTCGGCCTGGTGATCTTTCTCAACGTGCCATTTGCCGTGGTGGGTGGGGTCGTTTTGCTATGGGCGCGGGATATCCCCTTCTCCATCTCGGCCGGCATCGGCTTCATCGCCCTCTTCGGGGTCGCCGTGTTGAACGGGCTGGTGCTCGTGTCCTTTGCGCAACACCTGGACAACCAAATGACCAGGGGGCCCCGTCCTGGTGAGGGGCCGGGGACGGGCAAACCCGCGATCCAAGAAGCGGCCGAAGAACGCCTAAGGCCGGTGCTCATGACGGCGCTGGTGGCTTCGCTGGGCTTTTTGCCCATGGCGCTGTCGACCCAACCCGGGGCCGAAGTCCAGCGCCCCTTGGCCACGGTGGTCATCGGGGGGCTCCTGACGGCTACCCTCCTGACCCTGTTCGTTCTTCCGGTCATTTACACTTTTTTTGCCGCAAAGGGCCCGAAGGCACCGTACCCTGGGGAGTGA
- a CDS encoding MBL fold metallo-hydrolase codes for MPLYKNLDGTTPDKGLGDVLKWHFSRPRPERNFVPPQVANDGTRIAGPEPTLTWVGHATWLMRLGGKLIATDPIWSPRVGPIKRTCPPGVALEDVPTPDIVTVSHAHYDHLDIPTLRRIGPSALYVVPRDVGPVLQRAGLTRIVELDWWETHLEGDVAITLVPAQHWSLRLPWDRNRRLWGGFVYQAPQATAYHAGDTAFREEVFSRIAERFPSIDYALLPIGAYEPAWFMQAQHMGPEEAGRAWEILRARVLVAMHWGTFRLTDEPMIEPPERLRTYWTNQGHDPNRLWIFPIGETRPM; via the coding sequence GTGCCGCTCTACAAGAATCTCGACGGGACGACGCCCGACAAGGGCCTGGGTGACGTTCTCAAATGGCATTTCAGCCGGCCTCGCCCGGAGCGAAACTTCGTCCCGCCGCAGGTCGCCAACGACGGAACGCGCATCGCGGGCCCCGAGCCCACGTTGACGTGGGTCGGGCACGCCACGTGGTTGATGCGCCTCGGTGGCAAGTTGATCGCGACCGATCCCATTTGGTCGCCGCGCGTGGGGCCCATCAAGCGCACGTGCCCGCCCGGCGTGGCGCTGGAGGACGTGCCCACGCCGGACATCGTCACCGTATCGCATGCGCACTACGACCACCTGGACATCCCCACCTTGCGCAGGATCGGGCCATCCGCGCTCTACGTGGTGCCGAGGGACGTCGGCCCGGTGCTCCAGCGCGCGGGGCTCACGCGGATCGTGGAACTCGATTGGTGGGAGACGCACCTCGAGGGCGATGTGGCCATCACCTTGGTGCCCGCGCAACATTGGTCGCTGCGGCTCCCGTGGGATCGCAACCGCCGCTTGTGGGGCGGCTTCGTCTACCAAGCGCCCCAAGCCACCGCCTACCATGCCGGCGACACCGCCTTCCGCGAAGAGGTCTTCTCGCGCATCGCCGAACGCTTCCCCTCGATCGACTACGCGCTCTTGCCCATCGGCGCCTACGAGCCCGCGTGGTTCATGCAGGCACAACACATGGGCCCCGAAGAAGCCGGCCGCGCCTGGGAAATCCTCCGCGCGCGCGTCCTCGTCGCCATGCACTGGGGCACCTTCCGCCTCACCGACGAACCCATGATCGAGCCCCCCGAGCGCCTGCGCACCTATTGGACGAACCAAGGCCACGACCCGAACCGCCTCTGGATCTTCCCCATCGGCGAAACCCGGCCCATGTGA
- a CDS encoding CPBP family intramembrane metalloprotease, with product MSHEASVHVAADSELRPVGDLGRILFLIVGMTIWADVNDYLVTHYHLSKLATFVMRTVVDCGGVVWLGCLRWGKSSLRDLGWRFAHPLRLVLVGLALTTMHVGTVFAAVALFEGGTVVREFAGNVVALSVGQHLFYGFLGVKIAFWEETLFRGDLLRALERRMRVAPVLLASGVIFALYHLHLDDLAEGYRVFLSPGFLVKGFIGAIYAFTVIRTRSLLPVAIAHALSWAIFANN from the coding sequence GTGAGCCACGAAGCCTCGGTTCACGTCGCGGCCGATTCGGAGTTGCGGCCGGTGGGCGACCTCGGGAGGATCCTCTTTCTGATCGTCGGCATGACGATCTGGGCGGACGTGAACGACTACCTCGTCACGCACTACCACCTGAGCAAGCTGGCGACGTTCGTCATGCGCACCGTCGTCGACTGCGGCGGTGTGGTGTGGCTCGGGTGCCTGCGCTGGGGGAAAAGCTCGCTTCGCGATCTCGGTTGGCGTTTTGCCCATCCGCTCCGGCTCGTCCTCGTGGGGCTGGCCCTCACGACGATGCACGTTGGGACCGTCTTTGCGGCCGTCGCCCTTTTCGAGGGGGGAACGGTGGTTCGAGAGTTCGCCGGCAACGTCGTTGCGCTGTCGGTGGGGCAGCACCTGTTTTATGGCTTCCTCGGCGTGAAGATCGCCTTTTGGGAAGAGACCCTCTTTCGGGGCGATCTCCTCCGCGCCCTCGAGCGGCGCATGCGCGTCGCGCCGGTCCTTCTCGCGTCGGGCGTCATCTTCGCGCTCTACCATCTTCACCTCGACGATCTGGCCGAGGGCTACCGTGTCTTTCTATCGCCCGGCTTCCTCGTGAAAGGCTTCATCGGCGCCATCTACGCGTTCACCGTGATTCGAACGCGCTCCCTATTGCCCGTCGCCATCGCCCACGCGCTCTCCTGGGCCATCTTCGCCAACAATTGA
- a CDS encoding RNA polymerase sigma factor — protein MALLHMALTETPPPAGATTDVALVAALRRREARAFDELYRRYHVRLWRFLVRLGGTHVAEDLFQDTWLAVAKHAANLKDDTDFAAWIFTIARNRFLSHRRWAFVDRVRREWFGKEPSMAVVEPERAAVARQETVRLEHALETLAPIHREVLLLVVVEGLTTEQVGKILDLQNEAVRKRLSRARAALAERLEERP, from the coding sequence ATGGCGCTCTTGCATATGGCACTGACCGAAACTCCCCCGCCCGCGGGTGCGACGACGGACGTGGCGTTGGTGGCCGCGCTCCGACGGCGGGAGGCGCGCGCCTTCGACGAGCTGTACCGGCGCTACCATGTCCGGCTGTGGCGCTTCTTGGTGCGGTTGGGCGGCACGCACGTGGCCGAGGATCTCTTTCAAGATACGTGGCTCGCCGTGGCAAAGCATGCGGCCAACCTGAAAGACGATACCGACTTTGCCGCCTGGATTTTCACCATTGCGCGCAACCGCTTCCTCAGCCATCGGCGTTGGGCTTTCGTCGACCGGGTGCGGCGCGAGTGGTTCGGCAAGGAGCCGTCGATGGCGGTCGTCGAGCCGGAGCGGGCGGCGGTGGCGCGCCAAGAGACGGTGCGGCTGGAGCACGCGCTCGAAACGCTCGCGCCCATTCATCGCGAGGTGCTGCTCCTCGTGGTGGTCGAAGGACTCACCACCGAGCAGGTGGGCAAAATTCTCGATTTGCAGAACGAAGCGGTCCGCAAGCGCCTCTCCCGGGCACGCGCTGCCCTTGCGGAACGATTGGAGGAACGACCATGA